Proteins from a genomic interval of Methanoplanus endosymbiosus:
- a CDS encoding type II toxin-antitoxin system VapC family toxin, translated as MIIFDSTFLIDLIRSQNNIKHKKAVTFLEEVIKSGKNFNTTFVNVYELYKGAYKTEDVNESIERIKEVLSVIPVLKHSEKYYSLYGEISSELEKNGTPIGKFDELVATIVICQSAKNPDVKLVTNNTKDFIRVLPPSKILNH; from the coding sequence ATGATTATTTTTGACAGCACTTTTTTAATAGATCTAATCAGAAGTCAAAATAACATCAAACATAAGAAGGCTGTGACTTTCCTTGAAGAAGTAATAAAAAGCGGTAAAAACTTCAATACAACCTTTGTAAATGTCTATGAATTATATAAAGGAGCCTACAAAACAGAAGATGTCAATGAGTCAATAGAAAGAATAAAAGAAGTTTTAAGTGTTATACCGGTACTTAAGCATTCGGAAAAATACTATTCACTCTATGGGGAAATATCATCAGAATTAGAAAAGAACGGAACACCTATCGGAAAATTTGATGAACTTGTTGCAACCATTGTAATCTGTCAGAGTGCCAAAAATCCAGATGTAAAACTTGTCACTAACAACACTAAGGATTTCATAAGAGTTCTTCCACCTTCCAAAATATTAAACCACTAA
- a CDS encoding 30S ribosomal protein S6e, with product MADFKVVLSDPKTGMSYKVEAAGAMAGALMGKKLGETVSADALGFEGYKIELTGATDRTGIPARKDLPGAGKRKLLLSESTGFRPTYDGQRQRKTIRASEITADFVQINAKVVEYGQKELAAYFAPEEAEAAAE from the coding sequence ATGGCAGATTTCAAAGTAGTCCTGTCCGACCCAAAGACCGGCATGTCCTATAAAGTTGAGGCCGCAGGTGCAATGGCAGGCGCATTAATGGGCAAGAAGCTCGGAGAGACAGTCAGTGCAGATGCACTTGGATTTGAGGGATATAAGATTGAACTTACAGGTGCAACCGACAGAACCGGAATTCCGGCAAGAAAGGATCTCCCTGGTGCAGGCAAGAGGAAACTTCTTCTCTCCGAGAGCACAGGATTCCGCCCTACCTATGACGGACAGCGTCAGAGAAAGACGATCCGTGCATCTGAGATAACAGCAGATTTCGTTCAGATCAACGCAAAAGTTGTAGAATACGGACAGAAAGAACTCGCAGCATACTTTGCCCCTGAAGAGGCAGAAGCTGCAGCAGAATAA
- a CDS encoding histidinol phosphate phosphatase domain-containing protein yields MYDLHTHTVFSDGELLPSELVRRASVLGYRVLGITDHVDASNISSVLSSVLEVVSSSSLYGVHVIAGVEITHVPPDEIAALAKRAKDEGAGVVIVHGETVTEPVCPGTNMAACSSSDVDILAHPGFLTEEEGFLAAENGVAVEITGRGGHNRTNGHVLKVAKLCGCRIVVDSDAHGPGDLMDSYARKAVAMGAGMDEISSNSILSMENIDWMIKS; encoded by the coding sequence ATGTACGACCTTCACACGCATACTGTCTTTTCAGATGGTGAGCTTTTACCGTCTGAGCTTGTGAGAAGGGCTTCTGTGCTGGGCTACAGGGTTCTTGGGATTACTGATCATGTGGATGCCTCAAATATCTCTTCAGTTCTCTCGTCTGTGCTTGAGGTTGTCAGTTCGTCTTCCCTGTATGGTGTACATGTCATTGCCGGGGTTGAGATCACCCACGTCCCTCCTGATGAGATTGCAGCACTTGCCAAAAGAGCGAAGGATGAGGGCGCAGGGGTTGTTATTGTGCATGGTGAGACTGTTACAGAACCTGTCTGTCCGGGGACGAACATGGCTGCATGCAGTTCTTCTGATGTTGATATTCTGGCGCATCCCGGTTTTTTAACTGAAGAAGAGGGCTTTTTAGCGGCTGAAAATGGTGTTGCCGTTGAGATTACAGGCAGAGGCGGCCATAACCGGACAAACGGTCATGTTTTAAAAGTTGCAAAGCTCTGCGGGTGCAGAATTGTTGTGGATTCCGATGCACACGGGCCGGGGGATCTCATGGATTCATACGCGCGAAAGGCTGTTGCCATGGGTGCCGGCATGGATGAAATAAGTTCAAATAGTATATTGTCTATGGAAAATATCGACTGGATGATCAAAAGTTAA
- a CDS encoding ATP-binding protein translates to MIRDFIDREKEQEVLKREWNSDGGRLIIIYGRRRVGKTRLVNEFIKGKEGIMFFAEDVTVQIQINGLKAEIAGYLNDELLQGLTIKSWTELFTYLMKNPPDKRSYLIIDEFTYLIRSDKSILSAIQKAWDRGLSDSLWCIILSGSLLNLMSEYALSYTSPLYGRRTRDMLLKPLEFKDAKLFLSQNEKDSLKTYFTTGGVPEYLQKASEYETYEEFVRNEFFSNFGYFYREPYFLLSQEFRELKTYQGILSAIAEGKTKPSDIAVNCGIDTRKIYPYLDGLIRLGFIEKETPLLSSQKSGIYIIKDSVIDFWYSFVSPNRNEIERGCYTNYDFNKYFGKKFESFVRNEIAPAIFPKARTGRWWHKGEEIDLIAVDDDAETIIFAEVKYGKKSASDALKILNKLEQKSEYVKNSTKNSTKNNEDYTKKYALFAGKITDKDKITDRDKIKGDNYLIYDLDDMMKYLM, encoded by the coding sequence ATGATTAGGGATTTTATTGATCGTGAGAAGGAGCAGGAGGTTCTGAAGAGAGAATGGAATTCAGATGGAGGCCGCCTCATAATCATCTACGGCAGGAGACGTGTTGGAAAAACAAGGCTTGTAAATGAATTCATAAAAGGCAAAGAGGGTATAATGTTCTTTGCCGAAGATGTCACCGTTCAGATCCAGATTAACGGCCTCAAAGCTGAAATTGCCGGATATTTAAACGATGAACTTTTACAGGGCCTGACAATAAAATCATGGACTGAATTATTCACATATCTCATGAAAAATCCGCCGGATAAAAGATCTTATCTTATAATAGACGAATTCACGTACCTGATCAGAAGTGATAAAAGTATTCTTTCAGCAATCCAGAAGGCATGGGACAGGGGACTGTCTGACTCTTTATGGTGCATTATTCTCTCCGGGTCTCTGCTAAACCTTATGAGCGAATATGCCCTCTCCTATACTTCACCATTATATGGCAGAAGAACAAGGGATATGCTCTTAAAACCTCTTGAATTTAAAGATGCAAAATTATTTCTCAGCCAGAATGAGAAAGACAGCTTAAAAACCTATTTCACAACCGGAGGAGTGCCTGAATACCTGCAAAAGGCTTCGGAATATGAGACATATGAAGAATTTGTGAGAAATGAATTTTTCTCAAATTTCGGTTACTTCTACCGTGAGCCATATTTCCTCCTGTCACAGGAATTCCGGGAATTAAAGACCTACCAGGGAATACTCTCAGCCATTGCAGAGGGAAAGACAAAACCTTCTGATATTGCAGTAAACTGCGGAATAGATACCAGAAAGATATACCCATATCTGGATGGACTGATAAGACTTGGATTTATCGAAAAAGAGACACCACTCTTAAGCAGCCAAAAATCCGGAATATACATAATCAAAGATTCTGTTATTGATTTCTGGTACAGTTTTGTAAGTCCTAACAGAAATGAGATTGAGAGAGGATGTTACACAAATTATGACTTTAACAAATATTTCGGAAAAAAATTTGAATCTTTTGTCAGAAATGAAATTGCACCGGCTATATTTCCCAAAGCCAGAACCGGCAGATGGTGGCATAAAGGAGAGGAGATTGATCTGATTGCAGTAGATGATGATGCAGAAACGATAATATTTGCAGAAGTTAAATACGGTAAAAAATCCGCATCAGATGCTTTAAAAATACTTAATAAACTTGAACAGAAATCAGAATACGTCAAAAACAGCACCAAAAACAGCACAAAAAACAATGAGGATTATACAAAGAAATATGCGTTGTTTGCCGGAAAAATCACAGATAAAGATAAAATTACAGACAGAGATAAAATCAAAGGGGATAATTATCTGATTTATGACCTTGATGATATGATGAAATATCTGATGTGA
- a CDS encoding transcription initiation factor IIB yields the protein MQELEKLKQLQSQREALKNRSTTVEKVKNKHESSTKTVCPECGSRQLVQDYERAELTCQNCGLVLEEEFIDRGPEWRAFDHDQRMKRSRVGAPMTFTIHDKGLSTMIDWRNRDSYGRAISSKNRAQLYRLRKWQRRIRVSNATERNLAFALSELDRMASALGLPRNVRETAAVVYRDAVDKNLIRGRSIEGVAAAALYAACRQCNVPRTLDEIAEVSRVSRKEIGRTYRFISRELGLKLLPTSPIDYVPRFCSGLNLKGEVQSRAVEILRQAGEKELTSGRGPTGVAAAAIYISSILGGERRTQREVAEVAGVTEVTIRNRYKELAEKLDIEIIL from the coding sequence ATGCAGGAACTTGAAAAACTTAAACAACTCCAGAGCCAGAGAGAGGCACTTAAGAACAGATCAACTACGGTTGAGAAGGTAAAGAATAAGCATGAGAGTTCCACAAAGACTGTCTGTCCTGAGTGCGGAAGCCGGCAGCTTGTGCAGGATTATGAACGTGCTGAACTTACCTGTCAGAACTGTGGTCTTGTTCTTGAAGAGGAGTTTATTGACCGGGGTCCTGAGTGGCGTGCCTTCGATCATGATCAGAGGATGAAGCGTTCACGTGTCGGTGCACCGATGACCTTTACTATCCACGATAAGGGTCTCTCCACAATGATTGACTGGAGAAACCGTGACTCCTACGGCCGTGCTATCTCTTCAAAGAACCGTGCACAGCTCTACCGTCTGCGTAAATGGCAGAGGAGGATTCGTGTATCAAATGCTACGGAGAGAAACCTTGCATTTGCACTGTCAGAACTTGACCGTATGGCATCTGCTCTTGGTCTTCCAAGGAATGTCCGTGAGACTGCGGCTGTTGTCTATCGTGATGCGGTTGACAAGAATCTCATTCGCGGAAGGAGTATTGAGGGTGTTGCAGCAGCTGCACTGTATGCAGCCTGCCGCCAGTGCAATGTCCCGCGAACACTTGATGAGATTGCTGAGGTATCCCGTGTCTCAAGAAAGGAGATAGGAAGGACATACAGGTTCATCTCAAGGGAACTCGGATTAAAACTTCTGCCTACATCACCTATTGATTATGTGCCGCGTTTCTGTTCAGGTCTGAATCTTAAGGGTGAGGTTCAGTCAAGGGCAGTTGAGATTCTCAGGCAGGCCGGTGAGAAGGAGCTTACCAGCGGAAGAGGGCCTACAGGTGTCGCTGCCGCTGCTATCTATATCTCTTCAATTCTTGGCGGAGAACGCAGAACCCAGCGTGAGGTTGCCGAGGTTGCCGGTGTGACTGAGGTTACTATCAGGAACAGATACAAAGAACTTGCAGAGAAGCTTGACATTGAGATTATTCTGTGA
- a CDS encoding DUF4956 domain-containing protein translates to MLLNSALLLVLGFVINFISAFIIVRFIYYPKRSEPNFIFTFLAFNVIVYFIMGLFTSIELSIGAGFGLFALFSILRYRTETVPIREMTYLFVMVALPILNSVLFESGEYTRIIVINLAVIIVIWILENGWGFKKEVMQKEILYEKIELVKAGRKAELIEDLRERTGLNILDVDVEKIDFLRDAAEIRIFYSGNSAEKSEADSGDKSGLKPDSKPETDNEITDEPELKACDKSEMDTTLVNESGSVNQSEPDR, encoded by the coding sequence ATGCTGCTAAACTCAGCTCTGCTGTTAGTTCTGGGATTTGTGATAAATTTCATCAGTGCTTTCATAATTGTCAGATTTATCTACTATCCCAAAAGGAGCGAGCCTAATTTCATCTTCACATTTCTTGCATTCAATGTGATTGTGTATTTCATAATGGGCCTCTTTACCAGCATTGAACTCTCTATCGGTGCGGGGTTCGGGCTTTTTGCTCTCTTCTCCATTCTGAGATACAGGACAGAAACAGTCCCCATCAGGGAGATGACATATCTCTTTGTGATGGTTGCCCTTCCAATCCTGAATTCAGTGCTCTTTGAATCGGGGGAATACACCAGAATCATTGTCATAAACCTGGCAGTAATAATTGTCATCTGGATTCTTGAAAACGGCTGGGGCTTTAAAAAGGAGGTTATGCAAAAGGAGATCCTGTATGAAAAGATAGAACTTGTAAAAGCAGGCAGAAAAGCAGAGCTTATTGAGGACCTCAGAGAGAGAACCGGTCTGAATATTCTGGATGTAGATGTGGAAAAGATTGATTTTCTCCGTGATGCAGCTGAAATCAGGATATTCTATTCCGGAAATTCAGCTGAAAAATCAGAAGCAGATTCAGGTGATAAATCCGGTTTGAAACCGGACAGCAAACCTGAAACGGATAATGAAATCACAGATGAACCGGAGTTAAAAGCATGTGATAAATCTGAAATGGATACGACCTTAGTAAATGAATCGGGCTCAGTTAATCAGTCTGAACCTGATAGATAA
- the infB gene encoding translation initiation factor IF-2 translates to MAKKKKKSGNSEAQGSIRTPIVCVLGHVDHGKTSLLDRIRGSSVVNKEAGAITQHIGATIVPLDAIEEMSGTKGKMSFDVPGLLFIDTPGHHAFTTLRSRGGALADMAILVADINEGFQPQTIEALEILKSYKTPFVVAATKVDRIHGWRINENAPFAACYKAQNERVQTMLETKIYELVGNLSERGINCERYDRISDFQKNVAIVPVSGITGEGIPDLLMVMIGLAQRYMTENLALTVEGPGCGTVLEVKEEKGLGITLDVILYDGKLKVGDEIAVGGENEVITTKVRSLLQPRPMQEILTEDKFERVKSVNAARGIKVAAPGLDGAVAGSPFRVIRGDRDEIIESVRHEMEDIEVKLSDDGIFIKADTIGALEALSKELEKHEIPVFRAEVGPVSRHDIIEVATIRDPLRSVLLAFNTPLLPDAIDSLAEKGNVQLFESAVIYHLIDDYVEWEEKTRREMEKQSFEKIIMPAKISLLPDCVFRQSNPAVVGVRVLGGKLTTGVNLVLRDGRRIGKLKQMKSGQDNIQEAHEGKEVAISIEGATVGRQIDVGDTLYVEIPERHVKVLETEMLSHLNASMADVLEEFTNIKRKEDPFWGK, encoded by the coding sequence ATGGCAAAAAAGAAGAAGAAATCAGGGAACTCAGAAGCACAGGGATCGATCAGAACACCGATTGTCTGCGTACTTGGGCATGTCGATCATGGCAAGACATCCCTGCTTGACAGGATAAGGGGATCTTCGGTAGTAAACAAGGAGGCCGGCGCAATCACCCAGCACATCGGTGCAACAATTGTTCCTCTCGATGCAATAGAGGAGATGAGCGGAACAAAAGGCAAAATGAGTTTCGATGTCCCTGGTCTGTTATTCATCGACACGCCGGGACACCACGCCTTCACAACACTCCGTTCAAGGGGCGGTGCACTCGCTGACATGGCAATTCTCGTTGCTGACATCAATGAAGGCTTTCAGCCCCAGACCATCGAAGCCCTTGAGATCCTCAAATCCTACAAAACACCCTTCGTTGTTGCGGCGACAAAGGTTGACAGGATCCACGGCTGGCGCATAAACGAGAACGCACCCTTTGCTGCCTGCTACAAAGCACAGAACGAGAGAGTCCAGACGATGCTTGAGACAAAGATCTATGAGCTTGTCGGAAATCTCTCGGAGAGAGGAATTAACTGCGAAAGGTACGACAGAATATCGGACTTCCAGAAGAATGTAGCAATAGTGCCGGTAAGCGGCATAACCGGGGAAGGTATCCCTGACCTTTTAATGGTCATGATAGGTCTTGCCCAGCGTTATATGACAGAAAACCTCGCACTCACCGTTGAAGGGCCTGGTTGCGGCACTGTCCTTGAAGTGAAGGAAGAGAAAGGACTTGGCATAACACTTGATGTAATCCTCTATGACGGTAAACTCAAAGTCGGAGACGAGATAGCAGTCGGAGGAGAAAATGAGGTCATCACAACAAAGGTGAGATCCCTGCTTCAGCCAAGGCCGATGCAGGAGATCCTGACCGAGGACAAATTCGAGCGTGTAAAGTCCGTCAATGCCGCAAGGGGAATTAAGGTCGCAGCGCCGGGACTTGACGGTGCAGTTGCCGGATCACCTTTCAGGGTTATCAGAGGAGACCGGGACGAAATTATCGAATCTGTCCGCCATGAGATGGAAGACATCGAGGTAAAACTCTCAGATGACGGCATATTCATCAAGGCAGATACCATCGGTGCACTTGAAGCACTTTCAAAAGAGCTTGAGAAGCATGAAATCCCGGTCTTCAGGGCAGAAGTCGGCCCTGTAAGCAGGCATGATATAATCGAGGTCGCAACAATCCGCGATCCATTACGATCTGTCCTCCTTGCATTCAATACACCCCTTCTTCCGGATGCGATAGACTCACTTGCAGAAAAAGGCAATGTCCAGCTCTTTGAGAGTGCGGTCATTTATCACCTGATAGACGACTACGTGGAATGGGAGGAGAAGACAAGGCGTGAGATGGAGAAGCAGAGTTTTGAAAAGATCATCATGCCTGCAAAGATCTCCCTTCTTCCGGACTGTGTTTTCCGGCAGAGCAACCCGGCAGTCGTGGGTGTGAGGGTGCTTGGCGGCAAGCTCACAACCGGAGTAAACCTCGTATTGAGGGATGGCAGGAGAATCGGAAAACTCAAACAGATGAAGTCGGGTCAGGACAATATCCAGGAGGCGCATGAGGGAAAAGAGGTTGCAATATCAATTGAAGGTGCAACTGTCGGCCGTCAGATTGATGTCGGCGACACTCTTTATGTCGAAATTCCGGAGCGCCACGTAAAAGTCCTTGAAACTGAGATGCTTTCACACTTAAACGCAAGTATGGCCGATGTTTTGGAAGAGTTTACAAACATAAAAAGAAAAGAAGATCCCTTCTGGGGTAAGTAG
- a CDS encoding DUF2240 family protein — MNKFKPMLKQTIASPFKSMRKGGLKKNEIIYYLTLDRRWMNKDQAEKLITIGLEEGLLTKEKDLLSPAFDAASVEIPIGFKPGSEILKRRDPVEEILGRIAEKNKTEISVVTAEMNEIIRVSFDGHLSAAAASVIIARKYGVPFEEYLTELKKQAKSA; from the coding sequence GTGAATAAATTTAAGCCCATGCTGAAGCAGACCATCGCCTCACCCTTTAAGAGCATGAGAAAGGGTGGGCTGAAAAAAAATGAGATCATATACTACCTGACCCTTGACCGGAGATGGATGAATAAGGATCAGGCTGAGAAGCTGATTACAATAGGCCTTGAAGAGGGCCTGTTAACAAAGGAGAAGGATCTATTATCCCCGGCCTTTGATGCAGCATCTGTTGAGATACCAATAGGTTTTAAACCCGGATCTGAGATCCTTAAGAGACGCGATCCTGTGGAGGAGATCTTAGGCAGGATTGCGGAGAAGAATAAAACTGAAATTTCAGTTGTGACGGCTGAGATGAATGAAATTATCAGGGTCAGTTTTGACGGGCATCTAAGCGCAGCTGCCGCATCTGTGATTATTGCACGGAAATATGGTGTTCCCTTTGAGGAATACCTTACAGAGCTTAAAAAACAGGCTAAATCTGCCTGA
- the hypB gene encoding hydrogenase nickel incorporation protein HypB, translating to MHHIDVSIEKDVFDANNKLAHKNFHRLKDNNIRAIDLLGAIGSGKTALIEKIVPELKKRGIRAGAIAGDVWGDDDFRRIVDTGIPAVNANTGKECHLDAHLVEHSIDKLPLEDIDILFIENVGNMVCPTDFQLGAEKRVVVISTTEGDDVVNKHPMMFRNGNIAVINKTDLAEYVECDISRMEDDIHKYNPIMPIFKTNMKTGDGICELADEILR from the coding sequence ATGCATCATATTGACGTAAGCATCGAAAAAGATGTATTCGACGCTAACAACAAACTTGCACATAAGAACTTCCACAGACTGAAGGATAACAATATAAGGGCCATCGACCTTCTCGGCGCAATAGGATCAGGAAAGACAGCCCTCATAGAAAAAATAGTCCCGGAACTGAAGAAGAGAGGCATAAGAGCCGGAGCAATAGCAGGAGATGTCTGGGGAGACGACGACTTCAGAAGAATTGTCGATACCGGAATCCCGGCTGTAAACGCAAACACCGGAAAGGAATGCCACCTGGATGCACATCTGGTAGAGCATTCAATAGATAAACTTCCGCTTGAGGATATTGACATACTGTTCATCGAAAATGTCGGCAACATGGTCTGCCCCACCGACTTTCAGCTGGGCGCAGAGAAGAGAGTGGTTGTGATAAGCACAACCGAGGGCGACGATGTGGTAAATAAGCACCCTATGATGTTTAGAAACGGAAATATTGCAGTTATAAACAAGACAGATCTTGCAGAATACGTGGAATGCGACATATCGAGAATGGAAGATGACATACACAAATATAACCCCATAATGCCTATATTTAAGACCAATATGAAAACCGGAGACGGAATCTGCGAACTTGCGGATGAGATACTCCGGTAA
- a CDS encoding 30S ribosomal protein S8e: protein MLWQGKSVRSATGGRVHLSRKKRRVEIGRAPAETVIGEDRHKIIRTFGGNQKVRSLRANVANVSNPKTGVTQKAEIKNVEENKANPNYVRRNLLTKGAVIKTDLGKAKVVSRPGQDGVVNAVLIE, encoded by the coding sequence ATGCTCTGGCAAGGTAAATCAGTAAGGTCAGCGACAGGAGGACGTGTCCACCTCTCACGCAAGAAGAGAAGAGTAGAAATCGGAAGAGCACCGGCAGAGACCGTAATCGGTGAAGACCGCCACAAGATCATCAGGACATTTGGCGGAAACCAGAAGGTCCGTTCACTCAGAGCAAATGTTGCAAATGTCTCAAATCCAAAGACAGGCGTAACACAGAAGGCTGAAATCAAGAATGTGGAAGAGAACAAAGCAAACCCGAACTATGTCCGCCGTAACCTTTTAACAAAAGGCGCAGTAATAAAGACAGATCTCGGCAAAGCTAAGGTAGTCTCAAGACCCGGTCAGGACGGCGTTGTAAACGCTGTTCTCATCGAATAA
- a CDS encoding polyphosphate polymerase domain-containing protein has product MNLAAQKIPDENNSTTDDIIRKISSGIENYEIITLEELKKSDANLMSRRESKYLMTFEECLNIISALSGDYRILDVEGCTVSGYETVYYDDNSFITYHQHHSGKLNRFKLRTRRYLSSGESYVEIKEKKNTGVTIKKRIETTESGILPKEEQDLFLKSNFPYDYHTFHPVLTTEYSRVTLVSKNYSERITFDFGLTFSNTGDKISLPEVVIAEVKSGKNASESKALSVMQKYGVRKRSFSKYCIGVSLIYKNLKHNRFKPNLMYLSRISGGEALCC; this is encoded by the coding sequence ATGAACTTAGCAGCACAGAAAATTCCGGATGAAAATAACAGTACAACAGATGATATTATCCGGAAAATCTCATCCGGAATAGAGAATTATGAAATAATAACCCTTGAAGAACTGAAAAAGTCTGATGCCAATCTCATGAGCAGGCGTGAGTCAAAATACCTGATGACCTTTGAGGAATGCCTTAACATAATCTCTGCACTGTCAGGAGATTACAGAATCCTTGATGTTGAAGGCTGCACAGTAAGCGGTTATGAGACGGTATATTATGATGACAATTCCTTCATAACCTACCATCAGCACCACAGCGGAAAACTGAACCGTTTCAAGCTCAGAACCCGCCGTTATCTCTCTTCAGGTGAGAGTTATGTGGAGATTAAGGAGAAGAAGAATACCGGAGTCACGATAAAGAAGCGTATAGAAACCACAGAATCCGGCATACTCCCAAAAGAAGAGCAGGATCTCTTCCTGAAGTCCAACTTTCCGTATGACTACCATACTTTCCACCCGGTTCTGACAACAGAATATTCAAGGGTAACTCTTGTATCAAAGAACTATAGCGAGAGGATCACCTTTGACTTCGGGCTGACATTCAGTAACACCGGTGATAAAATTTCACTGCCTGAAGTTGTGATCGCAGAGGTTAAAAGTGGCAAAAACGCCTCTGAATCAAAGGCCCTATCTGTAATGCAGAAGTATGGTGTCCGGAAGAGGAGCTTTTCAAAGTACTGCATCGGGGTATCACTCATCTATAAAAACCTGAAGCACAACCGTTTCAAGCCAAACCTGATGTATCTCTCCCGGATTTCCGGAGGTGAAGCACTATGCTGCTAA
- a CDS encoding ABC transporter ATP-binding protein, with product MKVKLSVKDLEFAYDSVPVLKGLTLDIREGRMISILGPNGCGKSTFLKCVNQVLNPKVGLVEVDGEKVSGISRRELAKRMSYVPQSSVRVFPHTVFDVILMGRRPHLGWTSSGEDEERVWDVIEVLGLEEIALSSFNALSGGQQQKALIGRALVQETGFMLLDEPTSNLDLWHQMDVMRIVEELVEEGRITAVMAVHDLNMAAKFSDEIIMMKNGQIIAAGEPWEVLTPENIRFVYGVEAEVRDIGDGRTPLVIPLRQMRGDCCMPVPP from the coding sequence ATGAAGGTAAAACTGTCAGTTAAGGATCTTGAGTTTGCATATGATTCAGTTCCGGTTCTAAAGGGCCTGACACTTGACATAAGGGAGGGGAGAATGATCTCAATTCTCGGACCTAACGGATGCGGAAAGTCCACATTTCTGAAATGCGTCAATCAGGTGCTAAATCCCAAAGTGGGCCTTGTGGAGGTTGACGGTGAGAAGGTATCCGGAATTTCAAGGCGGGAGCTTGCAAAGAGGATGTCTTATGTCCCGCAGTCATCTGTGAGGGTATTTCCGCATACTGTCTTTGATGTAATATTAATGGGCAGGAGGCCGCATCTTGGCTGGACAAGTTCAGGTGAGGATGAGGAGAGAGTATGGGATGTGATAGAAGTTCTGGGACTTGAGGAGATTGCCCTTTCATCTTTTAATGCACTCTCCGGCGGGCAGCAGCAGAAGGCCCTCATCGGAAGGGCACTGGTGCAGGAGACCGGTTTTATGCTGCTGGATGAGCCGACTTCAAATCTTGACCTCTGGCATCAGATGGATGTGATGAGGATTGTTGAGGAGCTTGTCGAAGAGGGCAGAATTACGGCTGTGATGGCAGTCCATGACCTTAATATGGCGGCAAAATTCTCGGATGAGATCATTATGATGAAAAACGGGCAGATCATCGCCGCCGGGGAACCGTGGGAGGTTTTAACCCCGGAAAATATCCGGTTTGTCTATGGTGTTGAGGCCGAGGTTAGGGACATAGGAGATGGCAGAACACCCCTTGTTATTCCGCTGAGACAGATGAGGGGTGACTGCTGTATGCCGGTTCCCCCGTGA
- a CDS encoding antitoxin VapB family protein, translating to MIMSKTVSLSDEAYDRLKKWKSNDDESFSSVVLRTIPSVATPEELREAINKFKGRLSDEDADIMTKSVEED from the coding sequence ATGATCATGTCCAAAACGGTCAGCCTTTCAGACGAAGCATACGACAGACTGAAGAAATGGAAAAGTAATGACGATGAGAGTTTTTCAAGTGTTGTTTTAAGAACCATTCCAAGTGTTGCAACTCCTGAAGAACTGCGTGAAGCTATTAATAAATTTAAAGGCCGTCTTTCTGATGAAGATGCCGACATAATGACAAAGAGTGTTGAAGAGGATTGA
- a CDS encoding H/ACA ribonucleoprotein complex subunit GAR1 has product MVFLKLAGNVQFIQSEHLLVINCDAAQLPRLYSDVVDRRQKPVGKLVEIYGNIKKPYASVSCRSTKNRIAGEKLYTK; this is encoded by the coding sequence ATGGTTTTTTTGAAGTTGGCAGGCAATGTACAATTTATTCAAAGTGAGCATCTTTTGGTAATAAACTGTGATGCAGCTCAGCTTCCACGTCTCTATTCAGATGTTGTTGACAGGAGGCAAAAACCTGTCGGAAAACTTGTAGAGATATACGGAAATATTAAGAAGCCTTATGCATCTGTCAGCTGCAGAAGCACAAAGAATCGTATAGCCGGTGAAAAACTCTACACTAAATAA
- a CDS encoding signal recognition particle subunit SRP19/SEC65 family protein, producing MKKELVIYPCYFDQKLKRSEGRRVPKNLAVQFPDLNSIVSALKKAGLNPVVEEKSHPAFWLDKKGRVRVKYSGPKEELLKKIAAGIGAK from the coding sequence ATGAAAAAAGAGCTGGTCATTTATCCCTGTTATTTTGATCAGAAGCTGAAGCGCAGTGAGGGGAGGCGCGTGCCGAAAAATCTTGCAGTGCAGTTTCCTGATCTGAATTCTATTGTTTCTGCCTTAAAAAAAGCCGGTTTAAACCCGGTTGTCGAGGAGAAGAGCCATCCGGCATTCTGGCTGGATAAGAAGGGCCGTGTCCGTGTCAAATATTCCGGCCCTAAAGAAGAGCTTTTAAAGAAGATAGCTGCCGGAATCGGGGCAAAATAG